A region from the Nodosilinea sp. FACHB-141 genome encodes:
- a CDS encoding DUF3727 domain-containing protein, translating into MADNTQPIDESAVVLTDDAGRFLPCQVEQSFQLNDREYLLLLPIDAPIEIFVWQQDDNDDDVLMDVEEEEIDQVFLTAKAVLAEQNLTLQRTAITLTASGEIPEAEEDNCLTLELDDLDDAGNPVTEEFQILATCFYDDEEYTLCTPLDPLLIFAHRTSDGSLEVVTPEEFQTIRGGLEEKLFDLLE; encoded by the coding sequence ATGGCGGATAACACACAACCCATTGACGAGTCAGCCGTAGTGCTCACCGATGACGCCGGGCGGTTTTTGCCCTGTCAGGTAGAGCAGAGCTTTCAGCTCAACGATCGCGAATACCTGCTTTTGCTGCCCATTGATGCCCCCATCGAAATTTTTGTTTGGCAGCAAGACGACAATGACGACGACGTCTTGATGGATGTGGAAGAAGAGGAGATCGATCAAGTCTTTCTTACCGCTAAGGCCGTGCTAGCTGAGCAAAATTTGACCCTCCAGCGTACCGCCATTACTCTGACGGCTTCGGGAGAGATTCCCGAGGCTGAGGAAGATAACTGCCTTACCCTGGAACTAGATGACCTCGATGACGCGGGTAACCCCGTCACTGAAGAATTTCAGATTTTGGCAACCTGCTTCTACGATGACGAAGAATATACTCTGTGCACTCCCCTCGACCCGCTGCTGATCTTTGCTCACCGCACTAGCGATGGTTCTCTAGAAGTGGTGACCCCGGAAGAATTTCAAACCATTCGCGGCGGGCTAGAGGAAAAACTGTTTGATCTATTAGAGTAG